Proteins from one Gimesia maris genomic window:
- a CDS encoding DUF7133 domain-containing protein has product MLFLLLALFLNIASRNLAAEEIDPEEDDYPPGLLGTYQSGNTQFQRIDPDIAFNWGKQAPLPQIPAGPFSADWTSLILVRQPGDYQISAYLEGELTVEIDGKTVLKGKRETPGWIVGEKYKQNFGEFELKVAYKKISPEARVQLFWSSNLFGLEPIQANILYREEGNPEVAQIWRGRTHFDAHRCNRCHQRADQLTSPAAPDLTHVTTALNPAWLVRKIKNDDSVSAHAKMPFFGFNDQEAEAIAAYLFANAKSASLSKIPAAPKDKKTKKAPTHDEEQRAGEILMRSVGCLACHTIDGKGNQQPFSGGDLSSIGDKRETQWFYTWLSDPAKLNKAHRMPVIKLSTTERRQLAYALSELKQAKLPQGKKPSTDKTLIASGKKLITQARCAACHTIPGIETPAQQIVDLSKSTEDWKNSCLAETPDLEKGRPAYRTIDREAVIAYLKSSAGAPSPENEFDRGRYVLEQRNCIYCHERDKHEGITQIAGQMAKFDPALAGQSEGMIPPALTAVGDKLKQEALSEAVSGEQKKVRMPWLRVRMPRFQHTKDDKQALLDYLVAHDRVPDDGPRQPGFMVDSSDQDRAQLLIAGQTITGAKGFSCISCHVLGKYEPRNVALGTRGSDLLMLGDRMRKEYFLRWVHNPLRIVPGMEMPALKKSVPKVLGGNIDRQLDAIWLGLNDPQFKVPTNPSVVEQFFTIAAGEPARIVRDVFTNPKETGGGYVSRAFAVGFDNGHNLLIDLDQFSIVQWTLGDLARQRTEGKSWYWDMAGSPIISGYERGFEYVLTPTGKKPAAAVYPLLQNGLAGTLRSYESQGNQVTLNYELNFKIGEQTTTVSVTDTFQTLPDQPGKTGLQRTIKAGNLPEGYTLHIGRPRFTNSIGSPQITVPHKPDANWLRIPDNNSHEFMQAESPSSGQANLTLNYLCKLKAEGLQVKTKPQPKPEIETVTSAPGFDGVRLPLDGGIMPTALAWREDGTMIFTSLKGDIYLARDTDGDGVEDELTLFEEGLSAPFGIIADGSDIIVSHKPEVLRLSDTNGDGRADQRTIVATGWGFNDNYHDWATGCIRDSQGNLYVGLGSDYAQMKRPDDQINWRGKILKITYNGNLEILGHAFRYPTGLAINSKDEIFISDQQGVQNTFNEINFLIPGKAYGVPSQSDLRNKENLEETRAAIQVPHPWTRSVNGLTCIPKQFAYNSLFDQGLGCEYNQRFLIRFTTQKVGDTVQGATYYFTRADVPPDEHNFAGPMSVAVSPQGDIYVGSIHDSGWLGGQNTGSITKLTPNGKLPNGIKELRATHDGFELEFFAPVDAKKAADKEAYTIAGYTRVWSGSYASPDSGRYKVEVEDVTVSDDKKTVRLKVNELKEKFVYEVNCQQIGKGDETLFPVTGHYSMNRIPE; this is encoded by the coding sequence ATGTTATTTTTACTTCTTGCTCTTTTTCTCAACATTGCCAGCAGAAATCTGGCAGCAGAAGAAATAGATCCCGAAGAAGACGACTATCCCCCCGGTCTATTGGGAACTTACCAGTCTGGAAACACGCAATTCCAGCGGATTGATCCGGATATTGCCTTCAACTGGGGAAAACAGGCACCGCTGCCGCAAATTCCCGCAGGTCCGTTTTCTGCCGACTGGACCAGTCTGATCCTCGTCCGGCAACCGGGTGACTACCAGATCTCCGCCTACCTGGAAGGAGAACTCACCGTTGAAATTGACGGTAAAACCGTTCTAAAAGGTAAACGCGAAACGCCCGGCTGGATTGTCGGAGAAAAATACAAACAGAACTTCGGCGAATTCGAACTCAAAGTCGCTTACAAAAAGATCTCACCAGAGGCACGCGTGCAACTGTTCTGGTCTTCCAATCTGTTTGGACTCGAACCGATCCAGGCCAACATCCTCTATCGCGAAGAGGGGAATCCCGAAGTCGCACAGATCTGGCGCGGACGTACTCACTTTGACGCTCATCGCTGTAACCGCTGCCATCAACGAGCAGATCAGCTGACCAGTCCCGCCGCTCCCGATCTGACGCATGTCACAACGGCGCTGAACCCGGCATGGCTGGTTCGAAAAATCAAAAACGATGACTCTGTCTCCGCCCATGCCAAGATGCCTTTCTTCGGCTTCAACGATCAGGAAGCCGAAGCCATCGCCGCCTATCTGTTTGCGAACGCCAAATCAGCATCACTCAGTAAAATCCCCGCGGCTCCGAAAGACAAGAAAACCAAAAAAGCCCCCACGCATGATGAAGAACAGCGGGCCGGGGAAATCCTGATGCGTTCGGTCGGCTGCCTGGCCTGTCATACGATTGACGGTAAAGGCAACCAACAGCCTTTCAGTGGCGGCGATCTCAGCAGTATTGGCGACAAACGCGAAACACAGTGGTTTTACACCTGGCTCTCAGACCCGGCAAAACTCAACAAAGCACATCGCATGCCGGTCATTAAACTCAGTACCACCGAACGTCGTCAGTTGGCTTACGCACTTTCGGAACTGAAGCAGGCCAAACTCCCGCAGGGCAAAAAGCCATCTACAGATAAAACCCTCATTGCCAGTGGAAAAAAACTGATCACCCAGGCCCGCTGCGCCGCCTGCCACACGATTCCCGGCATCGAAACACCGGCACAGCAGATCGTCGATCTTTCCAAGTCCACTGAAGACTGGAAGAACTCCTGTCTGGCAGAAACCCCCGATCTGGAAAAAGGACGTCCCGCCTATCGTACCATCGACCGGGAAGCGGTCATCGCCTATCTTAAATCAAGCGCTGGCGCGCCGTCTCCGGAAAACGAATTTGATCGTGGACGCTATGTGCTGGAACAGCGCAACTGCATCTACTGTCACGAACGGGACAAACACGAAGGCATCACCCAGATCGCCGGCCAGATGGCCAAGTTCGATCCTGCACTCGCTGGACAGAGTGAAGGCATGATTCCCCCCGCGCTCACTGCCGTTGGCGATAAACTCAAGCAGGAAGCCCTTTCCGAAGCCGTCAGTGGCGAACAGAAAAAAGTACGCATGCCCTGGCTGCGCGTCCGCATGCCTCGCTTCCAGCATACAAAAGACGACAAACAGGCATTGCTTGATTACCTGGTTGCCCATGATCGGGTTCCCGACGATGGTCCGCGGCAGCCCGGCTTCATGGTTGATTCTTCCGATCAGGATCGCGCGCAACTGCTGATTGCCGGACAGACCATTACCGGTGCCAAAGGCTTCAGCTGCATCTCCTGTCATGTACTCGGAAAGTATGAACCACGCAACGTCGCGCTCGGGACCCGCGGATCTGACCTGCTGATGCTCGGCGATCGCATGCGGAAAGAATACTTCCTCCGTTGGGTTCACAATCCGCTCCGGATCGTGCCTGGCATGGAAATGCCCGCACTCAAGAAAAGCGTTCCCAAAGTACTGGGAGGCAATATCGACCGTCAGCTGGATGCCATCTGGCTCGGACTGAATGATCCCCAATTCAAAGTTCCCACGAACCCCTCCGTTGTGGAGCAGTTCTTTACCATCGCTGCCGGCGAACCGGCGCGGATTGTCCGCGATGTCTTTACCAACCCCAAAGAGACCGGCGGTGGCTATGTATCCCGCGCCTTTGCGGTCGGCTTTGATAACGGACACAACCTGCTGATTGATCTCGATCAGTTCTCTATCGTCCAATGGACGCTCGGAGATCTGGCTCGCCAGCGCACCGAAGGTAAAAGCTGGTACTGGGATATGGCCGGTTCCCCCATCATCTCTGGCTACGAGCGTGGCTTTGAATATGTGCTGACCCCCACCGGTAAGAAACCCGCAGCGGCCGTCTATCCACTGCTCCAGAACGGCCTGGCAGGCACATTGCGCAGCTATGAATCCCAGGGGAATCAGGTCACTCTGAATTATGAACTCAATTTCAAAATCGGCGAGCAGACCACTACCGTCTCAGTGACGGACACCTTCCAGACGCTCCCCGATCAGCCGGGTAAGACGGGGCTGCAACGTACGATCAAAGCGGGAAATCTTCCCGAAGGCTACACACTTCATATTGGTCGACCTCGTTTCACCAACAGCATCGGCAGTCCTCAAATCACGGTTCCCCACAAACCCGATGCGAACTGGCTGCGAATCCCTGATAACAATTCACACGAATTCATGCAGGCTGAAAGCCCCTCCTCCGGGCAGGCCAACCTGACACTGAACTACCTCTGCAAACTCAAGGCAGAGGGGCTGCAGGTCAAAACCAAACCCCAACCCAAACCGGAAATCGAAACCGTCACCAGCGCGCCCGGCTTTGATGGCGTGCGGCTGCCTCTGGATGGTGGCATCATGCCCACGGCTCTCGCCTGGCGCGAGGATGGCACAATGATTTTCACATCCTTGAAGGGAGACATCTATCTCGCCAGAGACACCGACGGCGATGGTGTGGAAGACGAACTGACCCTGTTTGAAGAAGGTCTCTCCGCGCCGTTCGGCATCATCGCGGACGGCTCCGATATCATCGTTTCCCACAAGCCGGAAGTGCTCCGACTCTCCGATACCAACGGGGATGGCAGAGCCGACCAGCGCACCATCGTCGCCACCGGCTGGGGCTTCAACGATAATTACCATGACTGGGCCACCGGCTGCATCCGTGACAGCCAGGGCAATCTGTATGTCGGCTTAGGCAGCGATTATGCCCAGATGAAACGCCCCGACGATCAGATCAACTGGCGCGGCAAGATTCTCAAGATCACTTATAACGGCAATCTCGAAATCCTGGGACACGCCTTCCGCTATCCGACGGGCCTGGCCATCAACTCCAAAGATGAAATCTTTATTTCCGATCAACAGGGCGTGCAGAATACGTTTAACGAAATCAACTTCCTGATCCCCGGCAAAGCGTACGGCGTTCCCAGTCAATCCGATCTGCGTAACAAGGAAAACCTGGAAGAAACCCGCGCTGCCATCCAGGTACCTCACCCCTGGACACGCAGTGTGAACGGTTTAACCTGCATTCCGAAACAGTTCGCCTACAACAGCCTGTTCGATCAGGGGCTGGGCTGCGAATACAATCAACGTTTCCTGATCCGCTTCACCACGCAGAAAGTCGGCGATACCGTTCAGGGCGCGACCTACTATTTCACCCGCGCGGATGTCCCCCCCGATGAACACAACTTTGCCGGCCCCATGTCGGTCGCCGTCAGCCCCCAAGGTGACATCTACGTCGGCAGCATCCACGACAGCGGCTGGCTCGGAGGTCAGAATACCGGTTCGATCACCAAACTCACTCCCAACGGCAAACTGCCCAACGGCATCAAAGAGCTCCGCGCGACTCACGACGGCTTCGAACTCGAATTCTTCGCACCTGTCGACGCGAAGAAAGCCGCCGACAAAGAAGCCTACACCATCGCCGGCTACACCCGCGTCTGGAGCGGCAGCTACGCCAGTCCCGACAGCGGCCGGTACAAAGTGGAAGTGGAAGACGTGACGGTTTCAGACGACAAAAAAACGGTGCGCCTCAAGGTCAACGAACTGAAGGAAAAGTTCGTCTACGAAGTCAACTGCCAGCAGATCGGGAAAGGAGATGAAACACTCTTCCCGGTTACGGGGCACTACTCAATGAACCGGATTCCAGAGTAA
- a CDS encoding prealbumin-like fold domain-containing protein, translating into MNWPELSIEDFPPRHDDEPSSLRQDIIDELSDHFACALNRELLKKPDEQIAKKRVIQNFGDPIKIARQLWLDAMKEKIMSQRIMTGISVVMAVCCIAVVGFAWILVQESRVVNQKLLEHVAVLADRPVASAESGTDQEILLELKRLNQLQATGVVAGQDELQQVSFQLVTDQNSQPATGFKGRLLQLVKGLDGFTVDVVSDTQGKLDFGKLPAGAYALELKAPWGEMYQIQHLRTIPGRAFSKTIVCPAHQPELVSIGFQVDCSAEFESDKWLFLVDFGVRQIIHKKEKIERYYSSERQIENETWLYAQPVNQGVYLIGKNGAFSPIPMTQTGKYPNLKPDFPLDQLRVKVPQGRYALPVVYLIKRDDLSQLAIMNENYFDPVSSEMSHLVSGLSRYIPDGTMYGIKQTIFVSPLNILDKQPIEVSTGEILQYPVQHFVAAPGKNNIWTINLYDKKIARVK; encoded by the coding sequence GTGAACTGGCCAGAGCTTAGCATCGAAGATTTTCCGCCGCGACATGACGATGAACCGTCATCGCTCAGGCAGGACATCATTGATGAACTCAGCGACCACTTTGCGTGTGCCTTAAACCGGGAACTGTTGAAAAAACCGGACGAACAAATCGCAAAAAAACGTGTTATTCAAAACTTCGGCGATCCCATCAAAATCGCCCGCCAACTCTGGCTGGATGCAATGAAGGAGAAAATCATGTCACAACGCATTATGACCGGAATCTCTGTTGTGATGGCGGTGTGCTGTATTGCGGTGGTGGGCTTTGCGTGGATCCTGGTGCAGGAAAGCCGGGTGGTGAATCAGAAACTGCTGGAGCATGTCGCTGTATTGGCAGATCGCCCTGTTGCTTCTGCTGAGTCTGGAACTGATCAGGAGATTCTGCTGGAGTTAAAGCGATTGAACCAGTTGCAGGCAACGGGAGTTGTTGCGGGTCAGGACGAATTGCAGCAAGTCAGTTTTCAACTGGTGACAGATCAGAACAGTCAACCGGCGACAGGATTTAAGGGAAGACTGCTTCAACTAGTTAAGGGGTTGGATGGTTTTACGGTTGATGTCGTCAGTGATACGCAAGGCAAACTGGATTTCGGAAAGTTACCCGCCGGGGCTTACGCATTGGAATTGAAAGCACCTTGGGGAGAAATGTATCAGATACAGCATCTCAGAACGATTCCGGGGCGTGCGTTTTCAAAGACCATTGTTTGTCCCGCCCATCAACCGGAACTAGTCTCCATCGGCTTCCAGGTTGACTGCTCGGCAGAATTCGAGTCAGACAAATGGCTGTTCCTGGTAGATTTTGGCGTACGTCAGATCATACATAAAAAAGAAAAAATAGAGCGTTATTATTCCAGTGAACGTCAGATTGAAAATGAAACGTGGCTCTATGCACAACCAGTAAATCAAGGCGTTTATCTGATCGGGAAAAACGGGGCATTCTCACCGATTCCGATGACTCAAACCGGCAAGTATCCAAATCTGAAACCGGATTTCCCATTGGACCAATTAAGAGTCAAAGTGCCTCAGGGGCGCTATGCGTTGCCCGTCGTTTATCTGATCAAAAGGGATGATTTGAGCCAGTTGGCAATCATGAATGAGAATTATTTTGATCCAGTATCTTCTGAGATGTCACATTTAGTCTCTGGGCTTTCCAGGTATATCCCAGATGGGACCATGTATGGGATAAAGCAGACCATCTTCGTGTCACCGCTGAATATTCTGGATAAGCAGCCGATTGAAGTCAGTACTGGGGAAATACTGCAATACCCCGTGCAGCATTTTGTGGCAGCTCCTGGGAAGAACAATATCTGGACCATCAATTTATATGATAAAAAAATAGCCCGCGTTAAGTAG
- a CDS encoding PadR family transcriptional regulator, which produces MNPQLFAGTMEMLILELVSEGPTYGYEITQRVTNRSANEFELKEGSLYPALHKLQRKKLLKSFWREVDGRRRKYYELTIQGQKALNEKRQEWKQFSSAIERILGAQSGLA; this is translated from the coding sequence ATGAATCCGCAATTATTTGCAGGCACCATGGAGATGCTCATTCTGGAACTGGTTTCGGAAGGGCCCACTTATGGCTATGAAATTACGCAGCGCGTCACGAATCGTTCAGCCAATGAGTTTGAGCTGAAAGAGGGGAGTCTGTATCCGGCGTTGCATAAGCTGCAGCGTAAAAAACTGTTGAAGTCGTTCTGGCGAGAAGTCGATGGTCGTCGGCGGAAATATTACGAACTGACGATCCAGGGACAGAAAGCGCTCAACGAGAAACGACAGGAATGGAAGCAGTTCTCTTCCGCCATCGAACGCATTCTGGGAGCACAAAGTGGCCTGGCCTGA
- a CDS encoding M20 family metallopeptidase has protein sequence MRGEMSMDVVRLLKQLIAIPSVNPMGRAVTGEIYFEGRLTQFLCSYFAELGVEYESIEVVPGRNNVIARTTPKPGVPTILMDVHQDTVPVEGMIVPPFEGTEKDGKIYGRGACDVKGSMAAMLMAFTRLVKDNPPDAANVILSCTCDEEATVKGINHLVQLWENPSGLSKILTEPPDLGLVAEPTMLDIVVAHRGATRWKIKTTGKACHSSQPNDGVNAIYKMADVIKALQTYADELSSWEAHPLCGPPTLSVGVIEGGESVNIVPDWCTIEIDRRVIPGEDGIEVMNQVEEYLEQALPFEFEMLPPWITGVSLSDHNNGEWSDRLLSVIDKLEPGHKKVGVPYGTHAARVNQGGVPSMVFGPGSIAQAHTIDEWLEIDQLLKSEEVYYQFCANAARGV, from the coding sequence ATGAGAGGTGAAATGTCGATGGATGTCGTGAGGCTGTTAAAACAACTGATTGCCATTCCCAGCGTGAACCCGATGGGCCGCGCTGTGACCGGTGAGATCTATTTCGAAGGCAGACTGACCCAGTTCTTGTGTAGCTATTTTGCAGAACTGGGGGTCGAATATGAATCAATCGAAGTGGTTCCCGGAAGAAATAATGTCATAGCACGTACGACACCTAAACCCGGAGTGCCCACGATCCTCATGGATGTGCACCAGGATACGGTTCCCGTAGAAGGCATGATTGTTCCCCCTTTTGAAGGTACAGAAAAGGATGGGAAGATATACGGCCGCGGCGCCTGCGATGTGAAAGGCAGTATGGCGGCGATGCTGATGGCATTTACCCGCCTGGTCAAAGACAATCCCCCCGATGCCGCGAATGTGATTCTGTCCTGCACCTGTGATGAAGAAGCGACCGTCAAAGGCATCAATCACCTGGTGCAACTCTGGGAAAACCCGAGTGGCCTGAGCAAGATTCTGACTGAGCCTCCTGATCTGGGATTAGTAGCCGAGCCAACCATGCTGGATATCGTCGTGGCTCATCGGGGCGCGACCCGCTGGAAAATCAAGACCACAGGAAAAGCCTGCCACAGTTCTCAGCCCAATGATGGAGTGAATGCCATTTACAAGATGGCGGATGTCATCAAGGCACTGCAGACATACGCCGACGAACTTTCAAGCTGGGAGGCGCATCCGCTGTGCGGACCGCCGACCTTGAGTGTGGGTGTGATCGAAGGGGGCGAAAGTGTCAACATCGTGCCTGACTGGTGTACCATTGAAATTGACCGCCGCGTGATTCCCGGCGAAGACGGGATCGAAGTGATGAATCAGGTCGAAGAATACTTGGAACAGGCTCTGCCATTCGAATTCGAGATGCTGCCGCCGTGGATTACCGGCGTTTCCCTGTCCGATCACAATAATGGAGAGTGGAGCGACCGACTGTTGTCCGTGATTGACAAGCTGGAACCCGGTCACAAAAAAGTAGGTGTGCCTTATGGTACGCATGCCGCCCGCGTGAATCAGGGGGGCGTCCCCTCAATGGTCTTCGGCCCCGGTTCGATTGCCCAGGCGCATACGATCGATGAGTGGCTGGAAATTGATCAACTGCTGAAATCGGAAGAAGTCTACTACCAGTTCTGCGCCAACGCCGCCCGGGGTGTGTAA
- a CDS encoding SMP-30/gluconolactonase/LRE family protein: MKNILNWTAVALMLSLSAAMTQAEDQAEIPGVGPVSKPVKLFTDFKFTEGPAFDLQGNLYFTDIPDNKIYQVDTKGKLSTFLEPSNHCNGLMLDGANKLLACEMDGRLVSINLKDKKVTPLAPQYKGQRFNAPNDLVIDQTGGIYFTDPHFRAPEPLPQGKVAVYYRAADGEVTRLVDDLAAPNGVILSPDEKTLYVIPSMSKEMWAYPVTSPGKIGKGRVFCSLKQEPGTPEPGRGGDGLTIDTKGNLYITSGLGLQVFSPEGKLLGIIEVPEKPANVTFGGKDNASLFITARTSLYRVDTKAKGHRFPGKSS, translated from the coding sequence ATGAAAAACATACTGAACTGGACTGCAGTGGCTCTGATGCTTTCCCTGTCTGCTGCGATGACACAGGCGGAAGATCAGGCCGAAATCCCCGGCGTAGGCCCCGTCAGCAAGCCCGTTAAACTGTTTACTGATTTCAAATTTACGGAAGGTCCCGCGTTTGACCTGCAGGGAAACCTCTATTTTACGGATATCCCCGATAATAAAATCTACCAGGTCGACACAAAGGGTAAACTGTCCACCTTCCTGGAGCCCTCCAATCACTGTAATGGCCTGATGCTCGACGGAGCGAACAAGCTGCTGGCTTGTGAAATGGACGGACGACTGGTCAGTATCAACCTGAAAGACAAAAAAGTCACACCGCTGGCACCACAATACAAGGGACAACGATTCAACGCCCCCAACGATCTGGTCATCGATCAGACGGGAGGCATCTACTTCACAGATCCTCATTTCCGGGCCCCTGAACCACTGCCACAGGGTAAAGTTGCCGTCTATTACCGCGCCGCGGATGGCGAAGTGACTCGCCTGGTGGACGATCTGGCAGCCCCGAATGGCGTGATTCTTTCTCCCGACGAAAAGACACTGTACGTGATTCCGAGTATGTCGAAAGAAATGTGGGCCTATCCTGTAACCTCTCCTGGTAAAATCGGCAAAGGCCGTGTTTTCTGCAGCCTGAAGCAGGAACCTGGGACACCCGAACCGGGCAGAGGCGGCGATGGTCTGACGATCGATACCAAGGGAAATCTCTATATTACCTCGGGGTTGGGACTGCAGGTCTTCTCTCCTGAAGGGAAACTGCTGGGCATTATAGAAGTCCCTGAAAAACCGGCCAATGTGACATTTGGCGGAAAAGATAATGCGAGTCTGTTCATTACCGCACGCACTTCGCTGTATCGCGTGGACACCAAAGCCAAAGGGCACCGTTTCCCTGGTAAATCCTCATGA
- the odhB gene encoding 2-oxoglutarate dehydrogenase complex dihydrolipoyllysine-residue succinyltransferase, protein MSVEIKVPSVGESISEVQIGAWHAAEGKWVAQDSEIVELETDKATFDVPAPMDGIIIEILKKTGEMAAVGEVIGYLEEAERPAGVEEPAPEKSPAKAEAAPAPAASQSASTGSGERVMPAAARVMAEKGLSPADVKGTGPGGRILKEDALNYQASSGSDNGAYREEEIVPMSPIRKKIAERLVEAQSNAALLTTFNEVDMSAVMELRTKYKDMFLKKFDVKLGFMSFFVKAVVDGLNQYPQINAEIRGTDLVFRNYYDIGIAVGGGKGLVVPILRNAERLSFADIELKINDFGQRAKANKISLEELQGGTFTITNGGVYGSLLSTPIVNPPQSGVLGMHGIQERPVAINGQVVIRPMMYIALTYDHRVVDGREAVVFLKRVKEVLEEPSRMLMEV, encoded by the coding sequence ATGTCTGTTGAAATTAAAGTCCCCTCGGTGGGGGAATCCATCTCCGAAGTCCAAATCGGAGCCTGGCACGCTGCAGAAGGTAAATGGGTCGCTCAGGACAGTGAAATTGTCGAGCTCGAAACCGATAAAGCCACCTTCGATGTTCCCGCCCCGATGGATGGGATCATTATCGAAATACTGAAAAAAACCGGGGAGATGGCAGCCGTTGGTGAAGTCATCGGTTATCTGGAAGAAGCGGAACGCCCCGCAGGAGTTGAAGAGCCTGCCCCGGAAAAGAGTCCGGCCAAAGCAGAAGCGGCGCCTGCTCCCGCTGCCAGTCAATCCGCGTCCACCGGATCCGGCGAACGCGTCATGCCGGCAGCCGCTCGTGTGATGGCAGAAAAAGGATTGAGCCCGGCGGATGTCAAAGGGACAGGTCCGGGAGGACGCATCCTGAAAGAGGACGCCCTCAACTATCAGGCGTCCAGCGGTTCAGACAACGGTGCCTATCGCGAAGAAGAAATTGTTCCCATGAGTCCCATCCGCAAAAAAATTGCGGAACGACTTGTCGAAGCCCAGTCCAACGCAGCCCTGCTGACAACGTTCAACGAAGTGGACATGTCGGCCGTGATGGAACTGCGGACCAAATACAAAGACATGTTTCTCAAGAAGTTTGATGTCAAACTGGGTTTCATGTCATTTTTCGTCAAAGCCGTCGTGGATGGCTTGAACCAGTATCCACAAATCAATGCCGAAATTCGCGGCACCGATCTGGTCTTCCGCAACTACTATGACATCGGGATTGCTGTCGGCGGCGGAAAAGGCCTGGTCGTTCCCATTCTGCGAAATGCAGAGCGACTCAGTTTTGCGGACATCGAACTCAAAATCAACGACTTCGGCCAACGTGCCAAAGCGAATAAAATCAGCCTCGAAGAACTTCAGGGGGGCACCTTCACGATCACCAATGGTGGCGTGTACGGATCATTGCTTTCCACTCCGATTGTGAACCCGCCTCAAAGTGGCGTGCTCGGCATGCATGGAATTCAGGAACGTCCTGTCGCCATTAATGGCCAGGTCGTGATTCGTCCCATGATGTATATCGCTTTGACGTACGATCACCGTGTCGTAGACGGCAGAGAAGCTGTGGTCTTCCTCAAACGAGTCAAAGAAGTCCTGGAAGAACCATCACGCATGCTGATGGAAGTCTGA
- the lpdA gene encoding dihydrolipoyl dehydrogenase → MNHDLVIIGAGPGGYIAAIRAAQLGLNVACIEKERMLGGTCLRVGCIPSKALLESSELYKEAEHTFKDRGINVGSLSLDLEKMLSQKNRTVKTMGGGIDSLFKKNKITRYSGHATITAPGKVSVNNGDETTELEAKYILIATGSEPSTLPGIELDGDRVGTSTEALSYEQVPKHLVVIGGGVIGLELGAVWSRLGAKVTVLEYLDRILPTTDLEIAKEAQKIFEKQGIEFQLGCRVTGVKANKKTCDVEIADAKSIRCDRVLVAVGRRPNTDNLGLEEIGIALDKRGFIPVDAHYETAVKGIFAIGDVIGGAMLAHKAEDEGVAFSERLVTGYGHVNYDAIPSVAYTNPEIAAVGKTEEQLKEEGIEYRKGVFPFIANGRARAMGQTEGKVKMLADKQTDRVLGVHILGPRAGDLIAECAVAMEFGASSEDIARCCHAHPTLAEAVKEAALAVDKRALNF, encoded by the coding sequence ATGAACCACGATCTGGTTATTATCGGTGCTGGTCCCGGTGGTTATATTGCAGCAATCCGTGCTGCTCAACTGGGCTTGAATGTCGCCTGTATCGAAAAAGAACGCATGCTCGGTGGCACCTGTCTGCGAGTCGGCTGCATCCCCAGTAAAGCGCTGCTCGAATCGAGTGAGCTGTATAAAGAAGCAGAACACACTTTCAAAGATCGCGGCATCAACGTCGGCTCGCTGTCGCTCGACCTCGAAAAGATGTTGAGTCAGAAAAACCGAACCGTCAAAACCATGGGCGGCGGCATCGACTCGCTGTTCAAGAAAAACAAAATCACCCGCTATTCCGGTCACGCCACGATCACCGCTCCCGGAAAAGTCTCTGTGAATAATGGTGACGAAACAACCGAGCTGGAAGCCAAATACATTCTGATTGCCACCGGCAGTGAACCTTCCACCTTGCCAGGAATCGAACTCGACGGCGATCGTGTCGGTACAAGTACAGAAGCGCTTTCCTACGAACAGGTTCCCAAACATCTCGTCGTGATTGGCGGCGGTGTAATCGGCCTGGAACTCGGGGCCGTCTGGAGCCGCCTGGGAGCGAAAGTCACCGTGCTGGAATACCTGGATCGCATCCTGCCTACCACGGACCTGGAAATCGCCAAAGAGGCACAGAAGATCTTCGAAAAACAGGGGATTGAATTCCAGCTGGGCTGCCGGGTGACCGGAGTGAAAGCCAACAAAAAGACCTGTGATGTTGAAATTGCCGACGCCAAGTCTATCCGTTGCGACCGGGTTCTCGTCGCAGTGGGGCGACGTCCCAATACGGACAACCTGGGTCTGGAAGAAATCGGGATCGCCTTGGATAAACGAGGGTTTATCCCGGTCGACGCCCATTACGAAACCGCCGTCAAAGGCATCTTCGCCATAGGCGATGTTATCGGCGGCGCCATGCTGGCACATAAAGCGGAAGACGAAGGAGTCGCATTTTCCGAACGCCTGGTGACAGGTTATGGACACGTTAATTACGATGCGATTCCCAGTGTTGCCTATACCAATCCGGAAATCGCCGCCGTCGGAAAAACAGAAGAACAACTGAAAGAGGAAGGCATCGAGTACCGTAAAGGGGTCTTTCCCTTTATCGCCAACGGACGCGCCCGTGCGATGGGGCAGACAGAAGGCAAAGTCAAGATGCTGGCGGACAAGCAGACAGATCGTGTGTTAGGTGTTCACATCCTCGGACCGCGCGCGGGAGACCTGATCGCCGAATGTGCCGTCGCCATGGAATTTGGTGCCAGCAGCGAAGATATCGCCCGCTGCTGCCATGCCCATCCGACGCTGGCAGAAGCGGTTAAAGAAGCAGCACTGGCGGTCGATAAACGGGCCCTCAACTTCTGA